The nucleotide sequence CGGGCCGCGGCTATGGAACCGGCGCAGGATCTGCTCGGCCTCGGCGGTGCCGAGCTGCAACGCCCGCGCGTACTTGATCATCTGGTCGTACTGTTGGGTGATCAGATCCCAGTTGATCGCCCGGGTCAGGACCGGCTCCAGACCCGGGTACGCCGCGCCGTCGTGCGGGCGGTACAGCCGGGCGGAGCCGATGTTCTTCAACCGCGGCAGCAGCCGGTAGCCGAGCAAGTGCGCAGCCGGCTACCGCCGTTTTTTACAAGATCAGGCGTCAAGGGCCAATTCGGACCAGTTGTCCTCGGGCCACCGCTCCTCGTCAGGGCTCCGGTCCGCCAAGGTGCAAAGCGCCTGAAGGATGGCATCAACGGTTGCCCACGTACGCGCCCGCCCGAGCCAAGCCAGCTCGGCCATGTGTGAGCACGAGATCGCCCCGGCAACGCCGGCGAGTACCACGACCGTGGCACCGGCCGCGACGGCGATCGCTCGATCGACGGTGCTCATGGAGCACCACCACCGCGGACAGAAAGCGAAACGGTCGCCTCGATCACCAGTTGCCGTGGTGATTCAGACGACCGTGCCCATTTGCGGTGTGCCCCCGGCAGGATTCGAACCTGCGCTCCCGCCTCCGGAGGCGGGTGTCGCTGTCGGTCTAAGCTTGGCCTCTGACCTGCGTCTTTGCAGGCCGCGTCTAGCCGAGCCTTGGAAGCTTGGCCGCCTGTTTGCCGGACGACTGCACGTCTGTGGTCCTGTGTGTAGCCGGCTCCCGATTGCGGGTTCGGGGGGCCATCTAGATACAGTCAGGCGGTGAATCTGGACGAGGCGTTAGCCTTGCTGCGTCGGTCGGAGGAGCGCTTCGCCGACAACGACCCGGATCCGCTCTGGGATAACCCGCCTTGGTACGACGGGTACGTCAACTCGTCGCCTGAGGAGCAGGCGCGACTTCGAGATGCCGCCGAGTCGCTCGCGACGGCAGGCGACCGGCGGTACCCGTATGCCTGGGAGCTGCTGAGGTCTGCCGTGATCGAGCCCGATAGGTTGGGCCGCCTGCTGCACTTCTATCTGGATCGCCGACTCGATGATGGCTCGAAAGTTTCTTCCCTTTTGGGGGGCCTCTACGACCGGCTTGGTGCCGCCGATCAGGACCGGCTGCAGCGCGTCTTCGTGGCCCGACCGGACCGGCATCTGAGCGTGGGTGTGGGGGTTCTGAAGCATCGGCCCGTCGGTGAGGCGTGGGACGCGCTGGCGGCCTACACGCTGGCGTGCAACGACCCCGCCGAGCTCGCCAAGATCGGTCGCCGGCTTTGGGACGTCGACGATAGCCTGGTGATCCTTCCGCGCCGTGACGGTCGTCGCCTCGCGTACCGGCGCGTTTGTGCCTTCTACGAGCTCGTGCGAGGCAAATCCAAGTCCGTTCTTGAGTTGACAGCCTCGCACGTGACGCTAAACCACGAGGAGTTTTGCGCACGGGTCGGTCTGATCAAGGGCACCGAACTGACCAGCGAGGGCTCGGGCAACCCGGTATGTCACACGTGCCAGCGATCGCCTCGATAGCAACCCGGCGATAGCCGGGTTCGAGGCCGTCGCACGCGGTCCGTCTCGACCACCGTCTGCATCCGCCGGTGCAGGAAGGTCACTAGGTCGACCGCTTGAACCAGCCGAGAGCTGTGTGACGGGGCGAAGTGCAGCGTGTCGACGATACGGTTGATCTGCCGTGAGCGGTACCCGCCGGTGCCGTCCTCCCGGTAGCGGGTCAGGTCCGCGCGGTGTGCCGCCTGGTTGTCGACCTCGTCGGCGATGACCAGCGCGAGCTGTTCTTCCTTCGCGGCGAAGGCGTCGACGCGCTCCAGGACGTGCGACAGAACGACCTCGTGCGCCGGCTTGGGCTGGACGTACCGCTGGGTCAGGCCGTGCCGGTTCACACCGCGCAGGATGATCGTGACGTCGTGCGCGCCGATCGCCTTCAACGCCTGGTTGTAGACCGCGATCCGGACCCGGGGCGGCACTCCCGACCAGCCCAGCTCCCCGTGGAACATGTCGTAGCCGTGCATCTCCGCGTCGACGGGCACGCCATGGACCTTCGCCACGTCGGCCGCCACAGCATCGAGCGCGCTACCACTCCTGCCCAGCCTCGCCGCCGTCAGGATGTGCAGGTGTTGAGCATCGTCTGCAGTCGGCGCTGGTCCTGGTCAACACCCGCCTGGTCGACCGGGTCCTCGACGATGCGGACTTCGCCGGCCGGCTCACTGCCAACGATCTGCGCGGCCTGACCCCGTTGTTCTGGTCCAACGTGGCGCTGCACGGCACGTTCGAACTCGACCTCGACAAGCGCATCGACTACGGCCGCGCCGCCGCCGCGACACCCGGATCCGGCTCGCCGCCCCCGGCGACGAGCCGGCCGTGACCCACCTGCTGAACCTGGCCGACGGCATGGGCCTGGACCCGCCGTCGAGCGATTCATCGCCGAGGGCACTGTGGCCGCCACCCTGCTGATTGGGCCGCGGCACGGCACGTCGGAAATGCTGCGCGAGCGTCTGGACCGCACCATCGCCGCGGCGGTGCCCGTCGACGTTGGAGGCGCACGGCATCTGCCGCGGCGAGTTTTGCTCGGTTCGTGTCGGGCCCTGCTGGCCGGCCGCGAAAACGGGGTGACGGGTTCGGGGGTTCGCACGATGATCGCTGCGTGGTCGGGATTCAGGATGGCGGCGGTGAGGACGCATCGACGTCGGGTCTGGCGCGTTCGCGCGGCTTGGCGGTGGCGTTGGCCGTTGAGTTGTCAGACGCTGCGTGGGTGCTCGTCGACGACGCCGAGGGTGGGTTCGTCGTTGATGTTGTTCCTCGCAGGGTGGGCGCTCGCCGGGTGAGCTGGGGGGACTTTGGCGTCGGGATCGTCGTTCAGGTCGGTGACTTTGGCGGTCGCTGGGAGCTCGGCGGTGACGAGGAGGATGTGGCGTACCTGGAGGACATTGTCAGGTCGGTGGTGGCCGGTCGGGTCGTGGAGATTTTCGGGGTACGCCGTTCTCGGGTTGTCGTGATCCTCGCTGACGGCACCAGGGAGGTCGAGACGGGTTACGAGGGCCCGGCGGGCTGTCTGCCGATGCCGCTTTGGCCGCGCTGGTCAAGGCGCAATGCCGTCAACTTAGCGTGTCTGGCCTGGTCAGGATCCACAGTCTGATCGTCGTGCGGGGTGGTAGGGGTTTCTTGTAGTCGTCGGTCTGGCGGGGGTAGCGGCGGCCGGGTTGTCGTTGCTGGCGGGCGAAGCTGCGGTTGCGGGGTGTGGCGGGTAGCAGGTTGCGTTCGTCGGTGATTTCGTAGATGACGTCGTTGACCAGGTCGGTGAGGTCGTCAGGGGGAAAAGGCCGCGTCGTCACTGACGTGACGCGCGGCTGCTTGAAGGGTGCGGGTGAACGATATGCGGTCGGGGTCGAGGTCGGCGTGCTCGGCACCGGCCACGATCAGCGCGCGGATGGCCTGGTAGACGCAGAGCAGTGCGTAGACCTCCTGGTAGACCAGGTCCGGGCGGCCGGAGCGCAGCACGACCTCGGCACCGCCGCGTAGCCGGGTTTCCACATCACCGATCGCGGTTTCCAGGGTCCACCGTTCGTGGTAGAGCTCGGGGAAGTCGCCCAGGGGGTAGACGTCCGGGTCTAGCAGGGTGGTGACCAGGCAGAACAGCTCGCTGACCTCCCGGTTGCCGTGCTCGTCCGGCTCGGATTCCACCGTGTACTCGATCACCCGTACCGGGATGCCGGGGAACTGCTCAGGCGGCACCTTCGTCTTGCGGCGGCGCAGCCGGCGGGCCTGCTGCGGGTCGGCGATCCTCGATACATACGAACCGTCGGCCAGGACCTGCAGCACCGGCAGATCGATTCCGGCCTCGACCCGCAGTACCGCGTGCGCGTCGGCCGCCAGGATCGCGGTCAGGTCTTCATGCGACAGGAAATTCCGGTCAGCAACGACCACGTCCCCGCGGCCCAGCCGCGGCCACAGCGTGCGGGCCAGGGTCTGCTCCCCGGTAGCCAGCACATCCACACCGGCGCCTTGCAGGCAACGGGTACCGATCTCGGCCAGAGCCACCACCCGGACCTGCGGATACCCCACCTGCCCGGCCGCGTTCGAGGGCATCCCGAAATGCGCCACGTTCTCCGGCGTGCGGGCCACGTTCACGGTGAACCCGTCGGCGGCCAGCTTGCGCAGCCCGTGGAAGTACGCCCACGGTGCGGCCCGCGCATCGGCCACCATCGGCCGCATCGAGGTCGCCAGCACCCCGCTCATCGCGTCTGGCCCCAACCGCACCCTCGCCTTGGCCAACGCGGCCGCCGACGGCTGCATACCCACCTGCCGACGCGACCGGTACCGCCGCGCCCACGACAACCCGCCGAGCAGCTTGTTCCACACCTCCGCATACGCGCTGTCGAGGAACAACACACACGCCATCACGTAGTACGCCATCAACCGGGCCGGCAACAGCCGATGCCGCCGCTCCCGCGCGTCCCACCGCTCGATCGCCAGATCCACCAACTCCGGCGGAAACGCCGCCGTCAACACCCCGATCCCCACCAAATCCGGCAACCGCGTCTGCAACCCAGTCTTGACCTGACCAGCCCTCGCCACGACCACAGATCATAGACCGACCCACACTAAGTTAACGCCATTGGCCCAGAGGTGCGGCCGTACATGAGGATCGTCGAGCTCCGTTGATACAAAATCGCGGGTAATTCTTCCGCCTCACATTCCACCTTATTCGAGAATTACTCCGTCCCCGGCATATGCGGGCACGCGCGGCAATCGAATTCTTCGCCTGTTCCATCGACTCCGGACACTGATTAGAGTCATTATGCCGGCAACCGAGGGAGCGCGCCCTTCACTCTCGTCGCCCCAGTGTCCCCGAAGAGAAGGAACCCGCATGAGTACTGCGAGTACACGCCTGTTCCGAACTCCCATCGTGTTGTTCGGCGCGGTACTGGCGGCGCTGCTGACCGTCTCGACGAGCAGCGCCGCCCTGGGTGGCGACATCGCCGACGGGTCGAAGGCCGGCGCGACGGTCTCCGCGCGTACCGACGCGTTCATGCAGGACATCGCGTCGGATGTCGGGAACGAGCCGGACGGGGCGATCTATTCGTCCTTCTTCAACAGCCCGGACGTCAAGATCTGCCCCAGCGGAATCGAGTGCGCCTCGCACACGAACCCGGTCGTCGGATCGACCAGCCACATCTTCGTCAAGCTCCGGAACCCCGGCCCGTACGGCTCGGGGACCAGCTCCGGCACGTTGCGCGCGTACTACACCACCTCGGGTGGCGCGGCGAACTGGCCGGCGCACTGGACCCCGATCGGCTCGAGGAGCCTGCCGGTGACGCCCGGTGAGACGGTCACCTCGATCGAGTGGTCGAACGTGCCGTCCATCGGTCACTTCTGCCTGCTGCTCCGCTGGGAGTCCGAGACCGACCCGATGAACTTCGAGGGCACGGCGACGTCCGTCAACACGCAGTACAACAACAACATCGTCTGGAAGAACGCCAACACCGTTCCGGCCGCACCGGGCGGGCCGCCGGTGGACCGGCCGTACGCGCTGGCCA is from Micromonospora sp. WMMD1102 and encodes:
- a CDS encoding DUF3800 domain-containing protein; its protein translation is MPVDAEMHGYDMFHGELGWSGVPPRVRIAVYNQALKAIGAHDVTIILRGVNRHGLTQRYVQPKPAHEVVLSHVLERVDAFAAKEEQLALVIADEVDNQAAHRADLTRYREDGTGGYRSRQINRIVDTLHFAPSHSSRLVQAVDLVTFLHRRMQTVVETDRVRRPRTRLSPGCYRGDRWHV
- a CDS encoding IS4 family transposase; translated protein: MARAGQVKTGLQTRLPDLVGIGVLTAAFPPELVDLAIERWDARERRHRLLPARLMAYYVMACVLFLDSAYAEVWNKLLGGLSWARRYRSRRQVGMQPSAAALAKARVRLGPDAMSGVLATSMRPMVADARAAPWAYFHGLRKLAADGFTVNVARTPENVAHFGMPSNAAGQVGYPQVRVVALAEIGTRCLQGAGVDVLATGEQTLARTLWPRLGRGDVVVADRNFLSHEDLTAILAADAHAVLRVEAGIDLPVLQVLADGSYVSRIADPQQARRLRRRKTKVPPEQFPGIPVRVIEYTVESEPDEHGNREVSELFCLVTTLLDPDVYPLGDFPELYHERWTLETAIGDVETRLRGGAEVVLRSGRPDLVYQEVYALLCVYQAIRALIVAGAEHADLDPDRISFTRTLQAAARHVSDDAAFSP